The following DNA comes from Chrysiogenes arsenatis DSM 11915.
GCCGCTTTCGCTACGCCCGGCATTGTTTTGAGATAGAGGAGCGAACCTCCCATAACCGCACCAGTATTACCGGCGCTAATGAACGCATCCGCCTGTTTGTTTTTCACAAGATCAAGACCGACACGAATACTGGACTGTTTTTTACGGCGCAACGCTACACCGGGAGCTTCTTCCATCCCGATTACTTCTTCGGCGTGAACAATTTCTATCCGCTCTTTCGGAGCGTTTGGAAACTTTGCCAACTCGCGATTTACGATCGTTTCCTGTCCGACAAATACCACGTGGAGTTTCGGGTATTCGTGGAGGGCAAGTACTGCCCCTTCAACAGGATAATGGGGGGCATAATCCCCCCCCATGACATCCAGTGCAATTTTCAACATCTGCTCCTTGTGGGAAGAAATCAGATATCGGTGGTGAGCACTTGGTGTTCACCATACGCGCCGCATGACAAGCAAACACGATGTGGAAGTTTCTGCTCCTGACACTTTGGGCAGGTCATTGTTTGTACCGGCTTGAGTGCATGGTGAGCACGTCTGCTCCGTTTTTTCGCATTACTCGTTTTTCTTTTGGGCACTGCCATGACACATTCTCCTTGAAATTATCATTAAAATTAAACGTATGAACGTTATTATTGAGCCAAGGGCAGGATGGTACACATCAGGACGCAAAAAAACAACGACAAAATCAAGCGTTTATCCCCGAACCTACGTAAGTAAAAAATTGCTACCCCGTATAATATTCGGTAAGATGCCTGAAAATGCAGCTGAAATCGCATCATCTTCCTGCGGAAAAAACCCACGGATAATACTGATGCCGAGAGAGGCTGTCAAGTACTGGAGTTTCTGGATGCAAAAATATCGTCACATGAACGCCACAGCACACCACCCTCTCGCCCCTATAACCGGCACCACCCAGCTCTTTGGAATTATCGGACGCGATGTTTCGTATTCACTGAGTCCAGCTATCCACAACGCACTCCTTGCCGACGCCAACATTGCTGGCGCGTATCTCCCTTTCCCAACTCCCGACATTACAGCACTGCAACACCTATTGCACTACGCCCGCCGCAGTGCCATCCGCGGGTTCAATGTCACCATCCCTTATAAAGAGGAAGTAATCCCACTCCTCCATGAACTCGACCCGCTGGCCCGCGCTGCCGGAGCCGTCAACACTATTGTCATACGCGACGAGCGACTCCACGGTTATAACACCGACGGCCTCGGCTTTCTACAAAGTCTCCTGAGCTCCAGTGGTGCCGATTCACTCCAAGGCGCCTCAGTAACGCTGCTTGGAGCAGGCGGCGCGGCGCGAGGCATTGCGCCAGCACTCATCCAACAAG
Coding sequences within:
- the rpmF gene encoding 50S ribosomal protein L32; translated protein: MAVPKRKTSNAKKRSRRAHHALKPVQTMTCPKCQEQKLPHRVCLSCGAYGEHQVLTTDI
- the aroE gene encoding shikimate dehydrogenase; the protein is MQKYRHMNATAHHPLAPITGTTQLFGIIGRDVSYSLSPAIHNALLADANIAGAYLPFPTPDITALQHLLHYARRSAIRGFNVTIPYKEEVIPLLHELDPLARAAGAVNTIVIRDERLHGYNTDGLGFLQSLLSSSGADSLQGASVTLLGAGGAARGIAPALIQQGVSSLTIVNRTPARAEALVESLRAIAPNACTIRVTTELEPCHNEWVINTTSAGMKQERTALFTEKLIRDARYFADIVYTPAHTVNMEIARRAGVPHSNGLGMLVWQALVAFELFTGHKGSPECAFQAVQEFTP